From a region of the Thermosulfurimonas sp. F29 genome:
- the ychF gene encoding redox-regulated ATPase YchF, translating into MTRLGIVGLPNAGKSTLFNALVRGARAEVAAYPFCTIEPNVGVVEVPDEGVRILAEREGAARAVPAVIEFVDIAGLVRNASRGEGLGNRFLAHIREMDALVMVLRCFEDESVSHVEGTVDPLRDLDILELELIAKDLETVERRWSRVEKPARSGDRDARRELEHLSLLREILERPEPLRRHRTGLPADLVAYAERTLFLLTLKPVLWVANIGEGDLPRGENNPLLRSLSRRAAGEGVPLVTLCAELEAQLAELPPEEAREMLSAYGLERPGLEILVEEGYRLLDLITFYTVNEKEARARTVPRGTTAVEAAAGIHTDMARGFIAAEVINLRDYLRVSGLAEARHRGLLRLEGRDYVLSNRDIVYIRFNI; encoded by the coding sequence ATGACCCGCCTGGGGATAGTGGGTTTGCCCAACGCCGGGAAGTCCACCCTTTTTAACGCCCTGGTGCGCGGAGCCCGGGCCGAGGTCGCCGCCTACCCCTTCTGCACCATCGAGCCTAATGTGGGGGTGGTGGAGGTGCCGGACGAGGGGGTGAGGATCCTGGCGGAAAGGGAGGGAGCCGCGAGGGCCGTTCCGGCGGTGATCGAGTTCGTGGACATCGCCGGTCTGGTGCGTAACGCCAGTCGCGGTGAGGGACTGGGGAACCGGTTTCTGGCTCACATACGGGAGATGGATGCCCTGGTGATGGTCCTGCGCTGTTTCGAGGACGAAAGCGTTTCCCATGTGGAGGGCACGGTGGATCCGCTGCGGGATTTGGATATCCTGGAGCTCGAGCTCATCGCCAAGGACCTGGAGACCGTGGAGAGGAGGTGGTCCCGGGTGGAGAAGCCGGCCCGTTCCGGAGATCGCGATGCCCGTCGTGAGCTCGAACACCTCTCCCTCCTCCGGGAGATCCTCGAGCGTCCGGAACCCCTGCGGCGCCACCGAACCGGGCTTCCCGCGGATCTGGTGGCCTATGCCGAACGAACTCTCTTCCTCCTCACCCTGAAGCCGGTGCTCTGGGTGGCCAACATAGGGGAGGGGGACCTTCCCCGGGGGGAGAATAATCCTCTCCTGCGGTCCCTTTCCCGCCGGGCCGCCGGGGAGGGTGTGCCGCTCGTGACCCTCTGTGCGGAGCTCGAGGCCCAGCTGGCCGAGCTCCCCCCCGAAGAGGCCCGGGAGATGCTTTCCGCCTACGGTCTCGAACGCCCCGGACTGGAAATTCTGGTGGAGGAGGGCTACCGTCTCCTCGACCTCATCACCTTTTACACCGTGAACGAGAAGGAGGCCCGGGCGCGGACCGTTCCCCGCGGCACCACCGCCGTGGAGGCCGCGGCCGGGATCCACACCGATATGGCCCGGGGTTTCATCGCCGCCGAGGTTATAAACCTGCGGGACTACCTCCGCGTTTCCGGTCTCGCCGAGGCCCGCCACAGAGGGCTTCTGCGTCTGGAAGGCCGCGACTATGTTCTTTCCAACCGGGATATAGTCTATATTCGGTTTAATATCTAA
- a CDS encoding HNH endonuclease produces MAADILQDKVLVLNRYYQAIQITTVLRAICHLVKGTAKVITPDWTTHTLEEWIEASRFYDNGRLVRSPSLSIVAPEAIYLTTYDRLPKLEVVFNRANLFMRDNYTCQYCGKSVRNPRDRTIDHVIPRSRGGKTVWTNVVLCCRKCNLKKGDRTPQEAGMRLLKKPEPPKWHSFLLEKFPEEKREVWKPFLDFAGLYPED; encoded by the coding sequence ATGGCTGCGGACATCCTTCAGGATAAAGTTCTGGTGCTCAACAGGTACTACCAGGCCATCCAGATCACCACCGTGCTGCGGGCCATCTGCCACCTGGTCAAGGGCACGGCCAAGGTCATCACCCCCGACTGGACCACCCATACTCTGGAGGAGTGGATCGAGGCCAGTCGTTTTTACGACAACGGGCGTCTGGTGCGCAGCCCCTCCCTCTCCATCGTGGCCCCGGAGGCCATATACCTCACCACATACGACCGGCTTCCCAAACTGGAGGTGGTCTTCAACCGGGCCAACCTCTTCATGAGAGACAACTACACCTGCCAGTACTGCGGAAAGTCCGTGCGCAATCCCAGGGATCGCACCATCGATCATGTGATCCCCCGCTCCCGCGGTGGGAAGACCGTGTGGACCAATGTAGTGCTCTGCTGCCGCAAGTGCAACCTGAAGAAGGGAGATCGCACCCCCCAGGAGGCCGGGATGCGCCTTCTCAAGAAGCCCGAACCCCCGAAGTGGCACAGTTTTCTTCTGGAGAAGTTCCCCGAGGAAAAGAGGGAGGTGTGGAAACCCTTTCTGGACTTTGCCGGTCTCTACCCCGAGGACTGA
- a CDS encoding chemotaxis protein CheW, whose protein sequence is MAELPVASSESRPVLGEDTQTFVTFWLGEYLFGLPISEVVEINRKLEITPVPLAPPYIKGIINLRGQVLTTVDLAERIGLHLEGARAYNLIVKNEDEERVSLLVERIGDILEVPAKDVEEPPERIEGVERRFVRHVCQLPERLLVILNIKEVLQSSG, encoded by the coding sequence ATGGCGGAGCTACCCGTAGCCAGTAGCGAGAGCAGGCCGGTGCTGGGTGAAGACACCCAAACCTTCGTAACCTTCTGGCTGGGAGAGTATCTTTTCGGTCTTCCCATATCCGAGGTAGTGGAGATCAATCGGAAGCTGGAGATCACTCCGGTCCCACTGGCTCCTCCCTACATCAAGGGGATCATCAATCTTCGGGGTCAGGTGCTCACCACCGTGGATCTGGCCGAGCGTATAGGGCTGCACCTGGAAGGGGCCCGGGCCTACAACCTTATCGTTAAGAACGAGGACGAGGAGCGGGTGAGCCTTCTGGTGGAAAGGATCGGAGACATTCTGGAGGTGCCCGCCAAGGATGTGGAGGAACCCCCGGAGCGGATCGAAGGGGTGGAACGGCGGTTCGTGCGCCATGTGTGTCAGCTTCCGGAAAGGCTCCTGGTCATTCTAAACATCAAAGAGGTGCTTCAGTCCTCGGGGTAG
- a CDS encoding DnaJ C-terminal domain-containing protein: MKPDPFEVLGVSPRAGWEEIRRAYLRRVKDCHPDRGGDPERYLALQEAYERLREAYQARRRVQVVRERPGRGDYFLSFIELSIREVALGAERWVKVPDELVPCEYCGGGGLDPRGKKKVCEWCRGEGLLAESGGVYRHICPRCRGEGEIWLTPCPRCRGKGQIRGEKEVLVTIPPGVREGDFLFLPRSPDGPALDVFLEVFVQKDDRWFLEGEDLVCRVPVPFWKAALGGRVRVELLEGAEEIEIPRGLPSGARLVLNQRGPFHPDGRRGNLVLQFEIWFPDEYPPQALSLLHEFYKIMEGCHGGATRSQ; this comes from the coding sequence ATGAAGCCGGATCCCTTCGAGGTGCTGGGAGTCTCGCCCCGGGCCGGATGGGAGGAGATTCGTCGGGCCTATCTGCGCCGGGTCAAGGACTGTCATCCGGACCGGGGCGGGGATCCGGAACGCTATCTGGCTCTTCAGGAGGCCTACGAGCGGCTGAGGGAAGCCTATCAGGCCCGTCGTCGGGTTCAGGTGGTCCGGGAGAGACCCGGACGGGGTGATTACTTTCTTTCTTTTATTGAATTAAGCATAAGGGAGGTGGCCCTGGGGGCGGAACGGTGGGTTAAGGTCCCGGACGAGCTGGTACCTTGCGAGTACTGCGGCGGGGGAGGCCTCGATCCCCGGGGGAAGAAGAAGGTGTGCGAGTGGTGCCGGGGCGAGGGACTTCTTGCCGAGTCCGGGGGAGTCTACCGTCACATCTGTCCCCGGTGCCGGGGCGAGGGGGAGATATGGCTTACTCCCTGTCCCCGGTGCCGGGGAAAGGGACAGATCCGGGGCGAGAAGGAGGTGCTGGTCACCATTCCTCCCGGGGTGCGGGAGGGGGATTTCCTTTTCCTTCCCAGATCCCCCGACGGTCCCGCGCTGGATGTGTTTCTGGAGGTCTTCGTCCAGAAGGACGACCGCTGGTTCCTTGAGGGGGAGGACCTGGTGTGCCGGGTGCCGGTGCCCTTCTGGAAGGCGGCACTGGGGGGGCGGGTGCGGGTGGAGCTCCTGGAGGGTGCCGAGGAGATCGAGATCCCCCGGGGTCTTCCCTCCGGAGCCAGGCTGGTGCTGAACCAGCGGGGTCCCTTTCATCCGGACGGTCGCCGGGGCAACCTCGTCCTTCAGTTCGAGATATGGTTTCCCGACGAGTATCCCCCGCAGGCCCTGAGCCTGCTTCATGAATTCTACAAAATAATGGAGGGGTGCCATGGCGGAGCTACCCGTAGCCAGTAG